A single region of the Pectinophora gossypiella chromosome 2, ilPecGoss1.1, whole genome shotgun sequence genome encodes:
- the LOC126372795 gene encoding protein patched: protein MVAPDSEAPSNPRIATAASETPSAAEARHSGDLYIRTSWVDAALALSELEKGNIEGGRSSLWIRAWLQEQLFILGCFLQGDAGKVLFVAILVLSTFCVGLKSAQIHSRVDQLWVQEGGRLEEELKYTAEVLGEVESSTHQLIIQTAKDPDVSLLHAGALLEHLKVVHAATRVSVRMFDNEWHLKQLCYSPSIPDFEAYHIEKIFDGIIPCAIITPLDCFWEGSKLLGPDQQIFAPSGLQHKLRWTHLNPLEVLELVRNMKVQFPLSTMEAYMKRAGITSAYMKKPCLDPTDPQCPDSAPNKKTGQIPDVAAELSHGCYGFAAAYMHWPEQLIVGGATRNSTSALRSARALQTVVQLMGEREMYEYWADDYRVHHVGWNQEKAAAILDAWQRKFAAEVRKMTQSEAVSSSYSFYPFSTSTLNDILGKFSELSLKNIILGYMFMLIYVAVTLMQWRDPVRSQAGVGIAGVLLLSISVAAGLGFCALLGIPFNASSTQIVPFLALGLGVQDMFLLTHTYVEQSGDVPREERTGLVLKKSGLSVLLASLCNVMAFLAAALLPIPALRVFSLQAAILLLFNLGSMLLVFPAMISLDLRRRSAARADLLCCLMPENPLPTRVKKVNERNRTRGGKNDKNAWKDTSRQPLDPDVAHDEANKTCCLSLSLTKWARNHYAPFIMRPSVKVTSMLALIAVIIASIWGATKVKDGLDLTDIVPENTDEYEFLYRQEKYFGFYSMYAVTQGDFEYPTNQKLLYEYHDQFVRIPNIIKNDNGGLTKFWLSLFRDWLLDLQAAFDKEVASGCITQEYWCKNASDEAILGYKLMVQTGHVDNPIDKSLVSSDTKNGHRLVDKDGIINPKAFYNYLSAWATNDPLAYGASQGNLKPQPKRWTHLPTDVDLKIPKSSPLIYTQLPFYLAGLSDTESIKNLIMQVRDLCIKFEAKGLSNFPSGIPFLFWEQYLYLRTSLLLALACALAAVFVAVMVLLLNVWAAVLVTLALATLVLQLLGMMAVLGVKLSAVPAVLLVLAIGRGVHFTVHLSLGFVTSIGCKRRRASLALESVLAPVLHGALAAALAASMLAASEFGFVARLFLRLLLALVLLGLIDGLLFFPIVLAILGPAAEVRPLEHPERLSTPSPKSSPVHPRKSSSTSGSSDKSSRTNKPPPRSSAPSLTTITEEPSWHSSAPSVQSSMQSIVVQPEVVVETTTYNGSDSASGRSTPTSKSQHSGAITTKVTATANIKVEVVTPSDRKSRRSYYYYDRRRDRDDDRERDRERDRDRDRDRDRDRDRDRDRERDRDRDRDRDRDRDRSRERDRRDRYRDERDHRASPRENGRDSGHESDSSRH from the exons GGTAACATCGAAGGCGGGCGGTCGTCGCTGTGGATCCGCGCGTGGCTGCAGGAGCAGCTGTTCATCCTCGGCTGCTTCCTCCAGGGGGACGCGGGGAAGGTGCTCTTCGTCGCCATCCTCGTGCTCTCCACCTTCTGCGTCGGACTCAAGTCTGCGCAGATACACTCTCGCGTCGATCAACTTTGGGTGCAAG AGGGCGGTAGACTAGAAGAAGAACTGAAGTACACAGCGGAGGTGCTAGGGGAAGTAGAATCTTCTACTCATCAGCTGATCATCCAGACTGCTAAGGACCCGGACGTCTCCTTGTTACATGCCGGCGCTTTACTAGAGCACCTCAAg GTGGTGCATGCAGCAACTCGCGTGTCAGTTCGTATGTTTGACAACGAATGGCACCTCAAACAGTTGTGCTACAGCCCAAGCATACCCGACTTCGAAGCATACCACATAGAGAAGATATTCGACGGAATCATACCGTGCGCCATCATCACACCCCTCGACTGCTTCTGGGAAGGATCCAAGTTATTAGGGCCGGATCAACAGATATTTGCACCTTC TGGTCTCCAACACAAGCTAAGATGGACTCATCTAAACCCTCTCGAAGTGCTGGAATTAGTACGGAACATGAAAGTCCAGTTCCCTCTGAGTACGATGGAGGCCTATATGAAGCGAGCAGGCATCACCTCCGCTTACATGAAGAAGCCCTGTCTCGACCCCACCGACCCTCAGTGCCCAGACTCAGCACCCAACAAGAAAACAGGACAA ATTCCAGATGTAGCGGCGGAGCTATCGCACGGTTGCTACGGGTTCGCAGCAGCATACATGCACTGGCCGGAACAGCTGATCGTCGGAGGAGCCACGCGCAACTCCACGTCGGCCCTGCGCAGTGCGCGCGCGCTGCAAACGGTCGTGCAACTGATGGGCGAGCGAGAGATGTACGAGTACTGGGCAGATGATTATCGTGTGCACCACGTGGGGTGGAACCAGGAGAAGGCGGCGGCGATCCTCGATGCCTGGCAGAGGAAATTCGCtgct GAGGTCCGTAAAATGACGCAGTCTGAGGCAGTGTCTTCGTCCTACAGCTTCTATCCGTTTTCCACGTCAACCCTCAACGATATTCTAGGAAAATTCTCCGAGTTGTCACTCAAGAATATTATTTTAGGCTATATGTTTATG tTAATTTACGTAGCAGTAACTCTGATGCAATGGCGAGACCCTGTGCGGTCACAAGCGGGCGTTGGTATCGCCGGAGTGCTACTCCTGTCTATATCAGTCGCTGCTGGATTAGGCTTTTGTGCTTTATTAg GTATTCCATTCAACGCATCGAGCACACAAATCGTGCCGTTTCTAGCACTAGGTCTCGGAGTCCAAGACATGTTCCTTCTCACTCACACGTATGTGGAACAATCGGGAGACGTGCCGAGGGAGGAACGAACCGGCTTAGTGCTCAAGAAGAGTGGCCTCAGTGTCCTTCTGGCTTCTCTATGCAATGTCATGGCGTTCTTGGCAGCTGCGCTTCTGCCCATTCCTGCTCTACGAGTTTTCTCTCTTCAG GCTGCAATTCTCCTTCTCTTCAACTTAGGCTCAATGCTATTAGTTTTCCCTGCTATGATATCTTTGGACCTTCGACGAAGATCAGCTGCCAGAGCTGATCTGCTATGTTGTCTTATGCCTGAAAATCCATTGCCAACCAGAGTTAAAAAAGTCAACGAAAGAAATAGGACCCGAGGTGGAAAAAATGATAAG AACGCTTGGAAGGACACATCGAGACAACCTCTAGATCCTGATGTGGCTCATGACGAAGCCAACAAGACGTGCTGCCTCAGCCTGTCGCTTACGAAATGGGCCAGAAACCATTACGCACCTTTTATCATGCGTCCTTCTGTGAag GTTACATCAATGCTGGCGTTAATTGCTGTCATAATAGCAAGCATCTGGGGAGCAACGAAAGTCAAAGATGGCCTAGACTTAACAGACATTGTTCCAGAAAACACTGACGAATACGAATTCCTGTACCGCCAGGAAAAGTACTTTGGCTTCTACAGCATGTACGCCGTCACTCAAGGAGACTTTGAATATCCTACCAATCAAAAACTACTTTACGAGTATCACGACCAATTCGTTAGaatacctaatataataaagaaCGACAATGGAGGACTCACCAAATTCTGGCTCAGCCTTTTCCGTGATTGGTTATTAGACCTGCAAGCTGCCTTTGACAAGGAAGTAGCGAGTGGCTGCATCACCCAGGAATACTGGTGCAAGAACGCAAGCGATGAGGCAATACTCGGTTACAAACTCATGGTGCAGACAGGACATGTGGACAATCCCATCGACAAATCTCTTGTTTCTTCTGACACCAAGAACGGTCATAGATTAGTTGATAAAGATGGCATCATAAACCCGAAAGCATTTTACAATTACTTATCAGCGTGGGCAACTAACGATCCTCTAGCTTACGGGGCGTCACAAGGAAACTTGAAACCGCAACCGAAGAGATGGACACATTTGCCCACAGACGTAGATCTGAAAATTCCTAAATCATCTCCACTGATATATACTCAACTTCCGTTCTATCTGGCTGGTCTAAGCGACACGGAGAGTATCAAGAATCTCATAATGCAAGTTCGGGATTTATGTATAAAGTTCGAAGCGAAGGGATTGTCTAATTTCCCGTCTGGTATTCCTTTCCTATTCTGGGAGCAGTACCTTTATTTGAGGACATCGCTGCTCCTGGCTCTGGCTTGCGCTTTGGCTGCTGTGTTTGTG GCTGTGATGGTACTCCTATTGAACGTCTGGGCCGCTGTGCTGGTGACGTTAGCTCTGGCGACATTAGTCTTGCAACTGCTCGGAATGATGGCGGTATTAGGCGTGAAGTTATCAGCAGTACCCGCAGTGTTACTCGTTCTGGCCATTGGACGAGGCGTTCATTTCACTGTGCATTTATCTTTG GGCTTCGTAACTTCAATCGGCTGCAAGCGTCGTCGAGCCAGTCTCGCGCTAGAGTCCGTCCTGGCTCCCGTCCTTCACGGCGCGCTCGCTGCGGCTTTGGCAGCGTCCATGTTAGCTGCTAGCGAGTTTGGCTTCGTCGCCCGCCTGTTCCTCAGACTACTGCTTGCATTGGTCCTGTTGGGCTTGATCGATGGTCTACTGTTCTTCCCTATTGTCTTAGCGATACTTGGACCCGCTGCTGAG GTTCGACCACTAGAGCATCCAGAGCGGCTATCGACTCCGTCACCGAAGTCTTCTCCAGTCCATCCGCGGAAATCGAGCTCTACCTCTGGCAGCAGTGACAAGTCCAGCCGAACCAACAAGCCTCCTCCTCGTTCTTCCGCACCTTCTCTCACCACCATCACCGAGGAGCCCAGTTGGCACAGTTCAGCGCCGTCCGTACAATCGTCTATGCAGTCCATTGTGGTGCAACCAGAAGTGGTTGTAGAAACCACGACGTATAATGGAAGTGATTCCGCGTCTGGGCGATCGACCCCGACGTCGAAATCTCAGCATTCCGGCGCTATTACCACTAAG GTAACCGCCACAGCGAACATAAAGGTAGAGGTAGTGACACCAAGCGACAGGAAATCGCGCCGATCCTACTATTATTACGACCGCCGCAGAGACCGCGATGACGACCGCGAGAGAGATCGCGAGCGGGACCGGGACCGGGACCGCGATAGGGACCGTGATCGAGACCGCGATCGAGACCGAGAACGCGATCGAGACCGGGACCGGGACCGCGACAGGGACAGAGACCGGTCCCGAGAGAGGGATCGCAGGGACCGCTACAGAGACGAGAGGGACCACCGCGCCTCTCCCAGAGAGAACGGCCGCGATTCCGGCCACGAGAGCGACTCCTCCCGCCACTAG